A window from Vigna angularis cultivar LongXiaoDou No.4 chromosome 7, ASM1680809v1, whole genome shotgun sequence encodes these proteins:
- the LOC108336498 gene encoding uncharacterized protein LOC108336498, translating to MTYDLGFVVVIVRSDIATGVRGRKTFVILGCERGGKYRKYKADAVASVYGTRKCECLFRLKGKPCSDGAGWVLKVMCGHHNHELAETLVGHPYAGRLNTSEKSLLVDMTKSKVTHANILLTLKQNNDRNVTTIKQIYNATHAYKRSLGGSRTELKQLMMLLDRDKYIHWSRCADDSEVVTDLYRLPLLEIVGMTSIGLTFSAAFAFLSIERQSNFTWALEKLKGLFLTSEGGPKVIVTNRDLALMNAIANVFPESY from the exons ATGACTTATGatttaggatttgttgtggTAATAGTAAGATCTGACATAGCTACTGGTGTACGGGGAAGAAAAACGTTCGTCATacttggatgtgaaagagggggAAAATATAGGAAATACAAAGCTGATGCAGTGGCTAGTGTATACGGCACTCGTAAATGTGAATGTCTGTTTAGATTAAAGGGTAAACCATGTTCAGATGGGGCCGGATGGGTGTTGAAGGTGATGTGTGGACATCACAACCATGAGTTGGCTGAAACTTTAGTTGGCCACCCTTATGCTGGCAGGTTAAATACGAGTGAGAAGTCATTACTGGTTGATATGACAAAGAGTAAAGTTACacatgcaaatattttattaacactcaaacaaaataatgatcgaAATGTCACAACGATTAAACAAATATACAACGCAACGCATGCATATAAACGATCATTAGGAGGGTCTAGAACTGAACTAAAACAacttatgatgttgttggatcgAGATAAGTACATTCACTGGAGTAGGTGTGCTGATGATTCAGAGGTTGTTACTGACTT atatagaCTTCCGTTGCTTGAGATTGTGGGTATGACGTCTATAGGGTTAACCTTCTCAGCAGCATTTGCTTTCTTGTCTATTGAAAGGCAGAGTAATTTCACATGGGCTTTGGAAAAGctgaaaggtttatttttaacatctgaGGGTGGTCCTAAAGTCATTGTCACTAACCGAGACTTGGCTTTGATGAATGCCATAGCAAATGTATTCCCTGAGTCATATTAG